The sequence TCATTCCGCATAGATGTCTGCCCATGCAGTGAGCGCACATAAGCTCGCATCCGACCCCCGTTACGGAGACGGCGGGGAAGCTGGTACCGGGTGAAAAATTAGCAACAACGCCGTCGGGGTTGCCCATGCGCACCACCAAAGCTTTATTAGTTAAATATAGTTCCCGAACCTGGTAATTAAAATGAAGGCATTCCTTATCAAGGGCACGCACGCCGACAAGAGACAGGGAAAACAGATTTTCTCCGTCGAGATGGCCGCAGAAGACGAGGTAGCTGTGAGGGAAAAAGCCCTCTCCACCCTCGGAAGCCAGCACAGGCTCAAAAGATGGCAGATCGATATCTCCGAAATATCCGAGCTATCGGCCGACAAAGTAACAGACCACGTTGTGAAATACCAGATCGGTGAGTGAGATGGAAGAAAAGGACCTACGTCAGGCTCTGCAGGTCCTCGAATCCTACAAAGGACAGATGGAGACCCTGAGCCGCCAGATCAACATCCTCCAGGTTTCCCTCGAGGAGTCGGTCCGGGCCCGCGAGACCCTGAAGGCCTTCGCGAGCGCAAAAGAAGGGGATGACGTACTGGTTCCTATCGGAGCCTCCGTTTTCGTCGCCGCCAAAGTGACCGGGAGCAGGAAGGCCGTCGTCGGTATCGGAAACAGGATATCTGTCGACAAAGACCTGGCCGAGGCCACCGAATACATGGGTTCCGGGGTCGTCGAGATCCAGGAAGCGCTCAAAAAGGCCAGCAACGCATTTTCAGAGATGCAGTCTGCAGCCAACAACCTGGCCGACGCCATAAACGCAGAGTACGAGGCCAGGCAACAGGCCTGAGCACATCATATGTTTGATTCCCTCAAAGGCAAGCTCAAGGGGCTTTTTAAGAAAACGCCCGAGAAGCTGGAGGAAACTGTATACGAGGATACTCCCGCACCCCTGGCGCAGGAGAACGTTCCCGATAATTCCGAGGCCGTGATCGAACCCGTCCGGGTACCGGAAACGGAAACCCTTGTAAAAGACGATCCGCTGAAAATGTCCCGTCGCGACAGGGTCAAAGCAGAAAAGGAACAGCGGAAGACGGCAACCGCGCCCGTGGGGGACTCCGGTAAGAAGATCAGGGACAGGGAGCTTGATTCCGTACTCGATGAACTTGAGGTTATCCTGTTCGAGGCGGACGTGGCCTTCTCCGTCGCCGAGGAAATAAAAGAGGGCGTCCGCGATAACCTGACCGGTAAGAAATACAGTCGCCAGTACAGCCTTGACGAGGTCGTTGAGATGGCCGTACGGGATGCCGTGCACGACGTCCTTAAAGTCAACGAATTCGACTTCGACGCGTGGGTACATGACATACCGAAGCCGGCGGTCATAATGTTCGTCGGGATAAACGGGACCGGAAAGACCACCGCGATAGCCAAGGTCGCAAACCGTCTTCAGAAGAACGAAATGACGGTCGTGCTCGCGGCCTGCGATACATTCAGGGCCGGAGCAATAGAGCAGCTCACCATCCATGCCGACCGTCTCAACACCAAGATCGTCAAACACGCCCAGGACGCAGACCCGGCGGCGGTGGCATACGACGCCATAGAGCATGCCAGGTCCAAGAGGAGGGACGTTGTGTTGATAGATACCGCCGGGAGAATGCAGACCAACAGCAACCTCATCGAGGAGATGAAGAAAGTTGCCAGGATCGCGAAGCCGGACCTCAAGGTGTTCGTCGGCGACTCGCTTGCCGGCAACGATGCCATAGAACAGGCAAAGGTTTTCGATGCCGCCATCGGAATAGACACTATAATTCTAACAAAGATAGACACGGACGCCAAAGGCGGTGCGGCCCTGTCCATTGCACATACCATCGGAAAGCCTATTGCATTCGTTTGCGACGGCCAGGAATACGAAGATATCCAGAAGTTCAGCGCCGAATGGATGCTGAAACGTCTCTTCGATTAAAAGCACAGTTTATAGAACAGCGTCGCGAAGACCTTTGCGTCCGTAATTATGTTCTCTATCTCGACGTATTCGTTCGGAGTGTGCAGAGTTCCGCCTCCGGTCTCCCATACATACGCGTTATATCCCTTGACGCGGAAGAAATTGGCGCAGGTCGCGCCTCCGACACCTACCGGAGTGGGCTCGCGCCCGGTGACGTGTTTTACGGAATCGCGAAGTGCCAGATATGCCGGGTCTTCCGTCGAGGACTGTTTTCCCGACTGGTGGCGCTGTGTCTCCCTGATCGTTATGTCTGTACCGTACTTTTCCGATATGCATGATGCTATGCGTCTTGCTGTTATGACTACATCGTCAAGATCGTATTCGGGAAGAAGACGTATGTCCATCGAAAATTCATGATATCCTGGCACCGTGTTGACGTTCTCCACCGTGGCTATGCTGCGGGTGGGTTCGAAAGTGGATTTGCTGGGAATGAACATAGGGTTCGATTCCGGAAACTCCTTACCGAACGCCTTGTCCAGTTCGACGATGAGATGGGACGATGCCCTTAGAGCGTTGGCTCCTTTGTCAGGAGTGGACCCGTGCGTGGATTTTCCGGTGATCTCGAAATTCAGCCATATCAGGTTTTTCTCGGCGACCTCTATGTGCATCCCTCCGGGGCTCCCCCAGTCCGGGACTATGAACACATCTTTCTCGGAAAAGCACCCGTTATCGAGGAGATATGCGATACCCATCGCGCTGGTTATCTCCTCGTCTGCGACGTATGCTATACCGATCGACCTTTTGGTCAGTTTATTCTTATCCAAAAATTTGGATGCGAACATCGAAGATATCACGGCCTGCCCGTTGTCCTCTGTGCCGCGGCCATATATCCTGCCGTTTTCAATACGCGGTTCGAAGGGCGGGCTGTCCCAATCGTCCAGATCTCCAACGGGGACTGTGTCCATATGGGCGACGATCCAAACGGTGCCCTCCTCCGGTCCGTTCTTCTTAGCAAGAATGTTCGGCCTCATGACGGAAGGGTCCGTATCGTCCGGCACATCTATCCTTACGATGCTGTCATATCCTTCAAGTCTGGAAATAAGGTGGTCTGCGCGTTCTCCCTCTCCGCTTCCGCCGTTGACGGGGGCGAGCGCGGGAATCCTTATCATATCGACCATCTCTCTCACGATGTCGGCACGTGACTCCCCGATCTTCCCGAGAACGGTTTCCAGTTCCATGATACTCGATTGTCCGTAATGTTGATATTACTTTTTATCGGACGAAAACCGATAGTAAAAAAGTTAAGAGGTTTGTGATGATTCCGCGATCATTCGCGTTTTACGATCATTGTGACCGCGTTGCCGCCGCCCAGACAGAGCGTTCCCAGACCGACGCTCTTGTTTCTGTCCTCCAGTGCGTGGAGCAGGGTCGTCATAACCCTTGCGCCCGAGCATCCGATGGGGTGTCCGAGTGCTATCGCTCCTCCGTTCACGTTGAATATCTCGTCAGGTACGTTGAGCTCCTTCTTGACGGCGCAGGACGCGGTGGCGAAGGCCTCGTTGTGCTCGAAGAGGTCTATGTCGTCGATAGTCATCCCGGCCATTTTGAGAACGTGCCTGGTGGTCGGTATGGGCGCCTCCATGATGAGTTCGGGCTTAACTCCGCGCTCCCCGTAGGCCACGATGGATCCTATAGGCCTTATTCCGTGCTCCTCTGCCCATTTCCTTGAAGATACCACCATCGCCGATGCTCCATCGCTCAGCTGGGACGAGTTTCCGGCAGTTACCACGCCGTCCTTCTTGAATGCGGGTTTCAGCTTTCCGAGGGACTCCATGGTAGTATCGGCCCTGATCCCTTCGTCCTCTTTTACGATTGTGTCTTCTTTCCTTCCTTTGACCGTGACGGGTACGATCTCTCTGTCGAACCTACCTTTAGCCTGTGCCTCGGCGGCCTTGCAGTTGCTCTGGTACGCCATGATATCGGCATCCTCCCTGGTCACGTTGAAGCGTTCGGCGACGATCTCTCCGGTGTTTCCCATATGCTGGTCGTTGAATACGTCCCAGAGTCCGTCGTACACCATGGAATCGACGGCTGGCTGGTCGCCCATCTTGAATCCCCATCTTGCTCCTCTGAGCAGGTACGGGGAGGAGCTCATGTTTTCCATCCCGCCGACCGCCAGCACTTCGTATTGCCCTGCTTTTATCGCATCGGCGGCAAGCATCGCGGACTTCATACCGGACCCGCATACTGCATTCACGGTGAACGAACCGATTTCGACCGGGAGGCCGGCGGTAATGGCCGCCTGCCTTGCGGGGTTCTGTCCCTGACCGGCCGAGAGCACTGTTCCCATTATGCATTCCTGAACGTCGTTCGGTGAAATACCTGCTCTGGACACTGCCTCTTTAATGGCAATGGCTCCGAGGTCCTTGGCCTTGACGTCCATCAGTGATTTTCCGTATTTTCCTATAGGGGTCCTTGTTGCGCTTAGTATAACTGCCTCTTGCATTTTAGTGGCCTCCGGTGTTGGTTCGTAGTGTCGATTTTCGCTATATAATATTGTCGGTGATTAGCTACGGCTATTGACGAACTCAACGGGCTGTTCCTCGCCCATCCTCTTGAGGGGTTTGGAAAGGTGCCTGCGTGCCGACGTGGGCGGTTCATACCATCCCGGGACGATCCATCTGATGTTCTCCCTTGTCAACGGTTCTTTGGAGTCGGTCCCGCACCTGCGGCAACGATATCCTTTCCCTTTTCCGATGGACTCCATGGTCCTCCCGCAGGTCGCGCAGAACGGATTGGATACTTTCTCGAACTCTCTGACCGTCCGAATGACCTTCATTTTCTCAACATTGATGGTCCTCGGTTCGGTCCGGAGTTCTCCCATCACACCTATGCGGTCGCCGGGAACCAACCATTCGAACGCCGATCTGAACTCTTTGGAGGGTTCGTATGCGGTACATTCTATGGTCCCGTACATCGTTTCGAGTCCTATGACCACGTGTCCTCCGGGAAGGTGGCGCCTCGAAAGGACGGTTCCTTCGATGTAATACGCACTCATCTGTTCCAAGACCTTTGGGCGGAAGATGATGTGGTCGTCGGTGCCTTGGTTTGTCAAAAATATAAAACTGCGTTCCAAGGGTTCCGTACGAATCAGGCGGGATGCGGGGGGAAGATCTTCGACCGAATCTCCGCGAAGGCCGTACATTACCGGGCACGGTGTCCCGGGAACCATTGCCACCTTCTGGAACCTCTCTTCCCAGCTGTTGAACGTCGATGGGAATGCACGGTCCATCTCGCCGATGGATCCTGTTTCAAGTATCCTGTCCGTACCCCATCTGTCCCTTGGACGATATGTTATGAGTTCATAGGTGCTGTCGCGGGGCCTCCATGACATTCCGCATGTGGAACCGATTATCCCCCGGCCATCGCCAAATCCGCAACGCAGCGCGCCGATCCGATCGAGCTCTTCCTCTATATCGCTTTTTTCCACGATTCTGCGGACTCCCTTCCAATAATAGGACGGTGACGGTTTTTTTTCTGAAACCACAATTCCTGAATCTGACGAATAGTGACGGTTTTTTTTCAGTATTGGTATTATTTTTTGCAAAAGATCGTCCGCGTCCGGCTCCTTCCGAAGCTGTCTTTCGAAACAGAAAATATCGCGTCCGGAAATTTCACCTATTTTTATTTTTCTTCCGGCCCCGCGGCCGAACCTAAGCGATAGGGACCCGTTACCCCTTGTTTTCCAGGGTACTGCAGGATTGAGGCGCACCAACCTGGGATAGCCTATAAGGTCCAATTCTTCAACTTCCTTCATGATCTCTGTGGCCAGAAACGTAGTGCACAGGCCCTGATTCGAGTCCGTGTCGTCGAATGAAACGTACACGCTTCAACCCAACGCGTTCAATTATTTTATTGATGTTCCGCTAGTACCATCTTTTTGATAAACGTCAAGCTCCCATCATCGGAAAAATTTCCCGATACCATATACAAACCGAGTTCTATCGGTCTTACAGAGTAAAAACATCTGAACTTCGAGCCGTCCGAGGTTTCGAGCATAAAAACAAAGCCGTTTTCGGTTTCTTTAATATCAAAAACGATGCAAACGACGTCGTCGTTTTTGTTTTCCCGTTCTGAATTTGTATTCAAAACAGACCATGCCAAAACAAGTGCAAGCAATAAAGATACGGATATGATGAAATATTTGTCCTTCAGAATGCCTGGCATGAACCATAGAAATCGATTTACGATATCAGTGGTACAATTACAGTTAACCTGAGTACCCCCACCCCTTCATTTCCACTGCAACCTGTAGAAAGAAGGTTGGTTGAATAAAATATAAAAAAAATCAGGATAAAATTGCAATCAAATACAGAATTCCTATGAATAGAGAAATTCCGAGAACACATGTACCGATTACGATTATTGCTTTATGTTTCATGATATTCATTCCTGTTTGATTATCATGGAAATACAATTTAATTATAAAATGAGTGCATAGGATGAATAGTAAAAATAATGTTTATCGGTTTTGAAAAACATTATATGCTAGCTGTTAATACATAGGAAAGTGCGGTGTTTCCTTTGAATGACGGAGAATCTATATTCAAACATTATATGGATAAAAGAAACCCGCTTGTAAGGAACAAAAGGATCCTTCAATCATCATATATTCCCGAGCAGCTACCTCATAGAGAAGCACAGATAAAAGAGATCGTCGAGATAGTTGCACCTTCTTTGGTAAAAGATAAGCCCTCGAATATTTTGATCATAGGAAAAACCGGAACAGGAAAAACCGCTGTTGTAAAATATATCGGAAAAGAATTAAAAAAAGCCGATGAAAACGAAGAAAATTGTTCTTTCATTTACATAAATTGTGAAGTCGTCGATACTCCTTATGGAATTCTGTATAATATCGGAAATCAGATAATAAGGGATGAAACGAAAAGCATTCCATTCACCGGATGGAGTCTGGACAGAGTATTCAGTGAACTGACAAAATATGTAGATAAAGAAAATAAAATCTATATTATTGTCTTAGATGAAATCGACAGATCCTTCCAAAAGAATGGAGACGACATCTTTTATTTTTTAACGACGATAAATGAAGTTTTGGAAAAGTCCAAAGTATCCATAATAGGAATAAGCAATAATCCTAAATTTACTGAATTTCTAGATCCAAAAATCAAAAGCAGATTGGGTGAAGAAAAAATTATTTTTCCTCCGTATAATACACTCCAATTGGAAGATATCCTTAAAGACAGATCGAAGGATGCTTTTGAACCCGGAATTCTTTCAGAAGGTGTAGTTTCTTATTGTGCCGCTCTTGCCGCTCAAGATATGGGTGATGCAAGAAGAGCTCTCGATCTTTTAAGAATAGCTTCGGATATCGCAGAAAGAAATAATGATAATGTTATTACCGAAGCACATGTAAAATATGCAAAAAACAAAATCGAACTCGATGCTGTTTCCGAAGTAGTAAGAACGTTGACACCACAATCAAAAACAGTGTTGATGAGTATAGTAATAAACACAGAAAATGACAATCCCACAATGAATACGGGAGACGTTTTCACAACATACAAACACATTTCTGAAATAATCGAATCTTCGATCCTTACACAGAGAAGAGTTGCAGGTCTGATATCCGAATTGGATATGATGGGTATAATCCATGCACGGGTAAAATCGTTCGGACGTGCCGGAAGAACAAGAGAGATTGAATTAGGAAGCAAAGAGATCATAGATCTGATCAAATCAGATGTTCTTTTTAAGAAATTAAAAAATTACAAGAACGTAAAACAAACCACACTCATATGATTTTTTCACTTCCAGTGGAAATGAAGGGGTGGGGGTTTTTTAATGGATTATAATCTTTTTCCTCTTTTTTCTAGAATTATTCCCATGTAAATAATATAGAACGAAGAAAATATCAGCAATATGGTAAGTGTAAATATTGCAAGGTCCGGAATACTGTTCGGAGCATAATTATCCACTGCAACTCCTTTTCCTTCCAAGATAAGTTTTATGCTTCCGATCCACGGTATTTCCAATACGGGTACCGACACGATCATACTGTACGTCACAAGCTCTGATATTATAAACTCGGAATTAGAGGACCGACTTTGATCGACAATCGAATTGTTATCGCCCATCGTCACATACCCAGACACTCCTGTTTCTGTTTCACTTAATATAAATTCGATATCGATATCCACATCGATACCGCGATATCCGACATCATACAGGGTTATGTCTTCCCTCAGCATCTCCGGGTCCAGTTCCGTGTCAGGGAAGTCCGTGCTGCCCCATGAATCATATGTATCAAGATTTGGAATGCTGGCATATTTTCCAGAAGAGTCCTCTTTTACTTCTATGATCAGAAGCGCGCGATGTATTACGCTGGAATCGTTATTTGTTTTGTATATAATGACGCTGCCATAATCTCCGAAGGTCATGAAACCAGTTTCCAGGCCCTGAAGATATGTCTGTATTTCTACTCTGGATCGGTCTCTTACAAAAACCAAATCGCCCGTATCTATAACTCCGATGTCCGAACGATCATCGTCATGCTGCATACTTTGTGAAGTTATAACGGAAAAATGGGGGTCGTGTCCGGAATAAAAATGCGTGCCGGCATACGAACACATGAAGAACAAAAAAATGACCGCGACCGCAATCATTGTGTTTCTGTCCTCTCGGCTCATATATATGTAACACAACTGAGTTATTTTAAGACTCTCAATCGATAAATAGGAAAATACCCATAAGGCGTGTGATGGAAAGGCCCTCTAACGACGAGTACTTTATGAGCATGGCCAAGCTTGTGGCCACCAGGTCCACATGCATACGCAGACAGGTCGGAGCCGTTGTAGTCAAAGAAAAAAGGGTATTGTCCACAGGTTACAACGGAGCTCCAAAGGGGTCCAGGCATTGCGAAGAGCTTGGATGCATCCGCGAGATACTCGACGTGCCCTCCGGGACCAGGCATGAGCTTTGCAGGGGCGTGCATGCGGAGCAGAATGCGGTGGTTCAGGCGGCATATTTCGGTGTCAGCGTAAAAGATGCTTCGATATACACGACCACTTACCCCTGCTCGATGTGCGCCAAAATAATAATCAATGCAGGGATAACCGAAATAGTATACGGCGAGGGATATCCCGACAATCTGTCCAAGGATCTGTTAGAAGAATCGGGCCTGATCGTAAGAAAATACCCTGCGTGACCACGTTTTTATAATTATTATAGGGTATATAAACGGCTACAATTAATATTAAGTATATTCTTTGATATAACAGCCCAAAAGGTCGGGGAGTTTAATTTGAGCCGAACTGAAATACTTACGGAGATTAAGGACGCGGAGAAGGCCGCAGACGCAAAGGTCGAAAAGGCCCGCAGCGAAAGCAGGGAGGCATTATCCAAGGCCCGCAGGGATTCTGTGAAGAAGATTCAGGACGAGGAAGCTAAGATACGAAGCTCCACCGAGTCCAAGATCGCAGCAAAGAACAAGGAGCTTCAGGTCAAACGCGAAGAGCTCCTCAGAGAGGGCAGGGCCCAGGCCGACGCTCTCCAGAAAGTTTCTGAAGCTAAGATGAAGGAAGTCAAAGATTTTCTCAACAAAGAATTCGAGAGGACCCTAGATGTCACTTCCTGAGTCGATGAGTAGGATTGTAATAGCGGGTACCAAAGCCCACATGGACGAGGCCATCGAGGTCTTGTACGGTGCCGAAGCGGTACACCTGATCGATCACACAGTCGACGCGGACGAGGGCTTTTCCATCGGGTCGCCCCGTGAATACTCATCAAAAGCCTCCGAAAGGCTTCTGAAAGTGAGGTCCATGGAGAAGGAGCTAGGTATAAACAAACATACCAAAACTCCAAGCCGATCGGTGGAAGAGATAAAGAGCCAGATCAAATCTGCAAGCGTCGAATCAGCCGAGGACGAAATTATGAAGGTCCTCGACAGAAGGAATGATCTCAACCAGAGAATCGCCGCACTAAACACTAAGAAAAACAACCTTGAAATTTTACAGATGCTCCCGGTGGACCTTGAATTATACAATGGTTTCAAGAGCATCGTCGCCATCGTCGGCACTGTTGCCGACGACCCCTCCGAGGCCATCAAAGCGATGGACGCGGAGTTTTTCGTCGCCACCAGGAAGAAAGGCCCCACCGCGGTGGCCATCTTCGCAAGGAACAGCGACAGGGACAAGGCGATATCGTCGCTCTCCGCTTACGGATTCTCCGAAATCCAGGTGCCGACCGGGTCTTCCGGGACCCCGGCCGATGCACTCAAGGCCGTAGAGGCCGAGATCGCAGAGACGGAAGCGGGCATTGCAAAGGTCGAAGAGGACCTCGCAACCCTGAAGGAAAAGCATCAGGCGTTCCTCAGAGCATCGGACGAGGACCTGTCAATAACAGTCGAAAAGGGAGAGGTCCCCCTTAGGATCGCCACGAGCGAATACTCGTTCGTCATAGACGCGTGGGTGCCCACCAAGAGGGTGGAGCATGTCAAAGAGAAGCTCGAGAAGGACACCGACGGCAGAATGTACGTCGAGTTCCAGGAGACCCGCGGACGCAAGGACGCCGAGGTCGAAGCCGTAGAGAAACGCTTCAAGACGGCGCCCACAAAGATGAACAACGGGGAATACTCCACGGGCTACGAGTACGCCACGAAACTTGTGGACGTACCGAAGTACCAGGAGATCGATCCAACAATTCTTATCGCATTGTTCCTGCCCATGTTCTTCGGATTCATGGTAGGAGATGTCGGATACGCCATCCCGTTCATGGTGCTCGGAGCATACGGGCTTAAAGTTGCCAAGGGCAGAGACTGGCGCATCATCGCACGTGTACTGTTCTTCGGCGGAATATGGGCGTTCGTTTTCGGACTCCTGTTCTACGGGGAATGCCTCGGAATGCATTTCACCGGAACGTATTCGCCAACCGGCATAACCTGGGAACACATATTCGGTATGGAGGAGGGGGCGCTGGGCGCATTCTCGGCCGTACTGCCTGATTTCATCCACGCCGAGGGAGGACACATCATCAATCACGTGGGTGTCGGAAAACTTGTGGAGATCCCGCTTCTTCTGAAGCTCTCGGTCTACATAGGAATAGTGCACCTGATGATCGGGTACATATGTGCGTTCATAAACCTCAAAATGAGGCACGGCTTCAAGCATGCCTTCATGGAGCAGGGCGGATGGATACTGGCATTCATCGGTCTGGTAATGTTCTGTTACGCATTGGCGTCCGCGCTGATAGGTGATATGAGCACACTGATGACGGAATACATGATGCCCTTCGCCATAGGAATAGTGCTTTTGATAGTAGGATGCGCGATCAACATCAAGAGCCATGGCGGAATGAGCATCATGGAGCTGCCGGGAATAGTAGGCAACATACTCTCTTACACACGTTTGGCGGCCATCGGAATGTCCAAAGCGGGCATGGCGCTGGCCTTCAACTATATTGCGTTTATTATGATCTACGACTCGATGGGAGGCATACTGGGTCTTATACTCGGATTTGCCGTGTTCCTGATCGGTCACCTCATGATATTCTTCCTGGCGATCCTTTCGGCGGGACTGCACAGCCTAAGGCTGCAGTACGTCGAACTGATGGCCAAGTTCTTTGTCGGAGGCGGAAAGGAGTACGCTCCTCTCAAGATCACACGCAAGAAAACCCATTACGAACCCCTTAAAACAGAAAATAAAACCAAAACAGAGGTATAAAAATGGTATTGGAAGGAGACGTCGGATCTGGATTGATTGCAATCGGAGCAGGAATAGCAGTTGGATTGGCCGGACTTGGGTCCGGTATGGCCGAGAAAGACATAGGTGCCGCAGCAGTAGGTGCCATCACGGAAGACGCCAGCCTTTTCGGAAAGGCTATGATTTACATGGTTCTTCCTGAGACAATCGTCATCTTCGGACTGGTTATCGCTATCCTTGCTATCTTCGTGATGTGAAGCCAGAGGCTCATCTCATGGCATTGGAAAGCGTCACGAAGGAGATACAGGCGGAAGCGGACGCCAAGGTCAGGTCCATATCGGACTCGGCCAACGCGGAGATCGAAAAGATCAACGCAGAAGCGGACGCCCGTATCTCTGAAATGAAAACAAGCGAGGATAAGAAGCTCGAGAGCGAGATCGAGCGCCTTGGCCGCCAGGAAATCTCAAGCGCAGAGCTTGAGAGC comes from Methanomassiliicoccaceae archaeon and encodes:
- the rpl18a gene encoding 50S ribosomal protein L18Ae is translated as MKAFLIKGTHADKRQGKQIFSVEMAAEDEVAVREKALSTLGSQHRLKRWQIDISEISELSADKVTDHVVKYQIGE
- the pfdA gene encoding prefoldin subunit alpha, yielding MEEKDLRQALQVLESYKGQMETLSRQINILQVSLEESVRARETLKAFASAKEGDDVLVPIGASVFVAAKVTGSRKAVVGIGNRISVDKDLAEATEYMGSGVVEIQEALKKASNAFSEMQSAANNLADAINAEYEARQQA
- the ftsY gene encoding signal recognition particle-docking protein FtsY yields the protein MFDSLKGKLKGLFKKTPEKLEETVYEDTPAPLAQENVPDNSEAVIEPVRVPETETLVKDDPLKMSRRDRVKAEKEQRKTATAPVGDSGKKIRDRELDSVLDELEVILFEADVAFSVAEEIKEGVRDNLTGKKYSRQYSLDEVVEMAVRDAVHDVLKVNEFDFDAWVHDIPKPAVIMFVGINGTGKTTAIAKVANRLQKNEMTVVLAACDTFRAGAIEQLTIHADRLNTKIVKHAQDADPAAVAYDAIEHARSKRRDVVLIDTAGRMQTNSNLIEEMKKVARIAKPDLKVFVGDSLAGNDAIEQAKVFDAAIGIDTIILTKIDTDAKGGAALSIAHTIGKPIAFVCDGQEYEDIQKFSAEWMLKRLFD
- a CDS encoding M20 family metallo-hydrolase, yielding MELETVLGKIGESRADIVREMVDMIRIPALAPVNGGSGEGERADHLISRLEGYDSIVRIDVPDDTDPSVMRPNILAKKNGPEEGTVWIVAHMDTVPVGDLDDWDSPPFEPRIENGRIYGRGTEDNGQAVISSMFASKFLDKNKLTKRSIGIAYVADEEITSAMGIAYLLDNGCFSEKDVFIVPDWGSPGGMHIEVAEKNLIWLNFEITGKSTHGSTPDKGANALRASSHLIVELDKAFGKEFPESNPMFIPSKSTFEPTRSIATVENVNTVPGYHEFSMDIRLLPEYDLDDVVITARRIASCISEKYGTDITIRETQRHQSGKQSSTEDPAYLALRDSVKHVTGREPTPVGVGGATCANFFRVKGYNAYVWETGGGTLHTPNEYVEIENIITDAKVFATLFYKLCF
- a CDS encoding acetyl-CoA C-acetyltransferase is translated as MQEAVILSATRTPIGKYGKSLMDVKAKDLGAIAIKEAVSRAGISPNDVQECIMGTVLSAGQGQNPARQAAITAGLPVEIGSFTVNAVCGSGMKSAMLAADAIKAGQYEVLAVGGMENMSSSPYLLRGARWGFKMGDQPAVDSMVYDGLWDVFNDQHMGNTGEIVAERFNVTREDADIMAYQSNCKAAEAQAKGRFDREIVPVTVKGRKEDTIVKEDEGIRADTTMESLGKLKPAFKKDGVVTAGNSSQLSDGASAMVVSSRKWAEEHGIRPIGSIVAYGERGVKPELIMEAPIPTTRHVLKMAGMTIDDIDLFEHNEAFATASCAVKKELNVPDEIFNVNGGAIALGHPIGCSGARVMTTLLHALEDRNKSVGLGTLCLGGGNAVTMIVKRE
- a CDS encoding tRNA(Ile)(2)-agmatinylcytidine synthase — its product is MYVSFDDTDSNQGLCTTFLATEIMKEVEELDLIGYPRLVRLNPAVPWKTRGNGSLSLRFGRGAGRKIKIGEISGRDIFCFERQLRKEPDADDLLQKIIPILKKNRHYSSDSGIVVSEKKPSPSYYWKGVRRIVEKSDIEEELDRIGALRCGFGDGRGIIGSTCGMSWRPRDSTYELITYRPRDRWGTDRILETGSIGEMDRAFPSTFNSWEERFQKVAMVPGTPCPVMYGLRGDSVEDLPPASRLIRTEPLERSFIFLTNQGTDDHIIFRPKVLEQMSAYYIEGTVLSRRHLPGGHVVIGLETMYGTIECTAYEPSKEFRSAFEWLVPGDRIGVMGELRTEPRTINVEKMKVIRTVREFEKVSNPFCATCGRTMESIGKGKGYRCRRCGTDSKEPLTRENIRWIVPGWYEPPTSARRHLSKPLKRMGEEQPVEFVNSRS
- a CDS encoding ORC1-type DNA replication protein encodes the protein MNDGESIFKHYMDKRNPLVRNKRILQSSYIPEQLPHREAQIKEIVEIVAPSLVKDKPSNILIIGKTGTGKTAVVKYIGKELKKADENEENCSFIYINCEVVDTPYGILYNIGNQIIRDETKSIPFTGWSLDRVFSELTKYVDKENKIYIIVLDEIDRSFQKNGDDIFYFLTTINEVLEKSKVSIIGISNNPKFTEFLDPKIKSRLGEEKIIFPPYNTLQLEDILKDRSKDAFEPGILSEGVVSYCAALAAQDMGDARRALDLLRIASDIAERNNDNVITEAHVKYAKNKIELDAVSEVVRTLTPQSKTVLMSIVINTENDNPTMNTGDVFTTYKHISEIIESSILTQRRVAGLISELDMMGIIHARVKSFGRAGRTREIELGSKEIIDLIKSDVLFKKLKNYKNVKQTTLI
- a CDS encoding cytidine/deoxycytidylate deaminase family protein, which gives rise to MERPSNDEYFMSMAKLVATRSTCIRRQVGAVVVKEKRVLSTGYNGAPKGSRHCEELGCIREILDVPSGTRHELCRGVHAEQNAVVQAAYFGVSVKDASIYTTTYPCSMCAKIIINAGITEIVYGEGYPDNLSKDLLEESGLIVRKYPA
- a CDS encoding V-type ATP synthase subunit I, with amino-acid sequence MSLPESMSRIVIAGTKAHMDEAIEVLYGAEAVHLIDHTVDADEGFSIGSPREYSSKASERLLKVRSMEKELGINKHTKTPSRSVEEIKSQIKSASVESAEDEIMKVLDRRNDLNQRIAALNTKKNNLEILQMLPVDLELYNGFKSIVAIVGTVADDPSEAIKAMDAEFFVATRKKGPTAVAIFARNSDRDKAISSLSAYGFSEIQVPTGSSGTPADALKAVEAEIAETEAGIAKVEEDLATLKEKHQAFLRASDEDLSITVEKGEVPLRIATSEYSFVIDAWVPTKRVEHVKEKLEKDTDGRMYVEFQETRGRKDAEVEAVEKRFKTAPTKMNNGEYSTGYEYATKLVDVPKYQEIDPTILIALFLPMFFGFMVGDVGYAIPFMVLGAYGLKVAKGRDWRIIARVLFFGGIWAFVFGLLFYGECLGMHFTGTYSPTGITWEHIFGMEEGALGAFSAVLPDFIHAEGGHIINHVGVGKLVEIPLLLKLSVYIGIVHLMIGYICAFINLKMRHGFKHAFMEQGGWILAFIGLVMFCYALASALIGDMSTLMTEYMMPFAIGIVLLIVGCAINIKSHGGMSIMELPGIVGNILSYTRLAAIGMSKAGMALAFNYIAFIMIYDSMGGILGLILGFAVFLIGHLMIFFLAILSAGLHSLRLQYVELMAKFFVGGGKEYAPLKITRKKTHYEPLKTENKTKTEV
- a CDS encoding ATPase yields the protein MVLEGDVGSGLIAIGAGIAVGLAGLGSGMAEKDIGAAAVGAITEDASLFGKAMIYMVLPETIVIFGLVIAILAIFVM